CCATATCGAGATTTTACTAGACCACCTATCTTTCAGGTATCCCATTTAGAACTTGAAGCAACCTCCTATAGGTTGTTTTTCATGATGCAAAACTTGGAATATGATTGTGGCTTTCACAACAAGGAATTATGCACCAAGATCACTTCACCTAATAATGACTGACTGGCATTGTGAAGGAGAGTTTTATATTGAATTCTTTAGCTTTTATAGATTAGGTACCATTCTTTAACCAAGATTGTATCAGAGAGATTTTTTTCTCCTCCACCGTATATTGATGATAGTTCCTTCTTCCATGTGGTTTTCAACTAGAATATCATTGATTTCTTTGCTGTCAAATGATGTGAAGTCCCTCCTTTATTCTTTTTGTTGGCAGTGAAATGAACTTCTGTGGCAATCAAACTCTTCTTCTCAAGTTATATACTGTAAAAGTGGTCCGACATATTGCTTCTGGTGCTTGTATTTGAAAGAGAAACGTAAAGGTTTCATGGATTATTTGTGGTCTCCTACGCTACTTTAAATCAGGAAACTCATCCTATAATGAATTTTGAAAGTCCTTGATTTGGATCTCACAAATAGCTACTATGATTGGGAGGAAGAACGCTGGACAGGCTTCCCCTCTGTTTCTGGTTCTCTTGGCTCTTACTTTCTGCTTTGTAACTTATAATTTGGTGACGGCTATTATTCAGTATGGATCTGTGGGAAGGGAAGTTGGACATAACTCCTACAACCGATTATCGACTGACCCCATCATTGAAATGCCGGAGAATGTGAAAAGAAAGAAGACGAAGTCACCTTTCCATGTTGCTTTGACAGCGACTGACGCCCCTTACAGCAAATGGCAATGTCGTATTATGTATTACTGGTACAAGCAGAAGAAAAATTTGCCTCAATCTGAGATGGGAGGGTTCACTCGTATTTTACACTCGGGAAAACCAGATAACTTAATGGATGAGATTCCTACTATGGTGGTGGATCCTCTTCCTGCTGGTATGGACCGGGTGAGATTTCTTTAATCTGACCACACTTTCTTCTTTGTGTTCATTTAAATCACTAATAGTTACTTTGAACATCCTCATCGTAatgttttgttttcaaataagtACAATTCTTTTCCGGTTTTCATTGAACTATATTTTCTGTTCTCAGGGCTACATCGTCTTAAACAGACCGTGGGCCTTTGTGCAGTGGCTGGAAAAGGCTACAATAGAGGAAGAGTGAGAATTTTATGTACAATCATTGAAGATAGAactcttcataaatttcattataTGAATTTTGAGTATCTAAttctctttgtttcttttgttgTAGATATATACTAATGGCAGAACCAGATCATATATTTGTTAATCCGCTTCCTAATTTATCTGATGGAGGTTATCCAGCTGCCTTCCCATTTTTCTACATCAAACctgatcaaaatgaaaaagttttgaGAAAGTTTTTCCCCAAGGAATATGGCCCCGTAACCAATATTGATCCGACTGGCAACTCCCCTGTAATTATTAGGAAGGTGATTTCTctcaaaatgatttcaaatttaAGACCTGGATTAAGATCAATACACTTCTTTGTGAGCATAATTACGTTTTCCTCCATAGCCTGAATGGATGTGGTGATTTACAGCATTTACTCTCCTATTAAGAAATCTTAGTATATTAAGGTTGCGATCACATTATGACTTTTTTTAACGTGTCATTTCTTATTCTCATATCATTTTTGCAGAATCTTTTCCCTGTTGTCATTTCTGTATTCATCAATAAAAGGCTATTTTCTTTTTACTGACTCGACCTTTATTGTTCTATGTGTCAAATGGATTCTGTTTGTCAGGATTTGATTGAAAAGATTGCTCCTACCTGGATGAATGTTTCATTGAAGATGAAAGAGGATCCAGAGACGGATAAAGTTTTTGGATGGGTGCTAGAAATGTAAGTTTTGGGAAAAAGCAACCTTTTGTCTTCTATATTAGACCACTCTAGAAAATCCAAAATCTGTTGTGAAACGTCTTCTGAAGCTCCCTTTTTTCCTAAGGTATGCTTATGCAGTTGCTTCGGCTTTGCACGGCGTGCAACATGTACTTCGGAAAGATTTTATGTTGCaggtatgagatacatcaattCTAATGTGATGGATAGCTTCTTCTACATATCGAAACCAATCttgagattttctttttcttttccaactGGTCAGCCACCATGGGACTTGGACATAGGTAAAAAgttcattatacattatacttaTGGATGCGACTACAACTTAAAGGTGAATTTTCTTTGCCTACGTTccttcttttcaattttcagAGTATAAACATCAGAGCATggattaaaaaacaaaattgtttacgATTCCCAGCAAAGTTTCTAATAAATATATCTTATAATTTGTATGCTTGTTCTGTCATCTCATGAACTCTCTTACCTGAAAATTGTCAGGGGGAATTGACATATGGCAAAATTGGTGAATGGCGATTCGACAAGAGATCGCATTTACGTGGACCTCCACCGAAAAACATACCTTTACCCCCTCCAGGAGTTCCTGAAAGTGTGGTATGTTTCTGGAAAACCATTCCCCCTGTCTTCCTCTTATTGCCATTTACCATTTTGAAATGAGGATTCTGCACGATTCTGCCTAAGCACAGTTTCAGtttttttcttctgtttctttttggtttgtttcaaatttcattttcatcctCAGCGCCAGAAGCTTAGATTTTGTTGCTGGCCTTTGGCCATGCCCTTTGAGTCACTGGTTGACATGGTGTCCTATTCAACAGAACTAGGCTAGTTTTGTCATTGTTATTATGTAGCCTTTCAACGTTTATTCGAACCGATGTATGAGTAAATATATTGACTAATAATAACTAGGGGCCTAGTGTAGAAGTCATGTTTGGTCATATTCTTGCAAACAAGGAAAATGCATAAAACTAAGAAACTGTACAGAAACGTGCACACTCCTTGTAGACTCTTCTACTATATCTGGTTTCCAAAATAGTGAGAAACCTAAGTACAAACACTTTAATTTGGTAGACGTGTTCACGTTTGACACATATCGAATACTAGGACACGTACTAAACACTTATTAAATATATAGATGCataaatttgttgactttgaaTTTCCTTTATgtataaaaatgatatttaaaaattgtttatttaaataaacaTGCTTGTCATGTCCAAGTCctagatttaaaagaaataacgTCATCATGTACATGTCACGTGTCTTGTATTCATATCTGTGAAAAAGATGATATATGGCTTCTCTCTCTGTGTCTCTCCATTTTGGTACCATGATTTTCTCTTAGCTTGGTTGTTTTCTTATCTGGCAGGTAACCTTGGTAAAGATGGTGAATGAAGCAACTGCTAACCTTCCCAACTGGGAGGCAACATAGTTATATAAAATGTCATATTTGATGTGTTCAAAAGGCCTGTGCTCTAAAATTCATGTCCTGTCTTTTCAATCACATCTCACGAACTTCAGAATATACAAATCCCAGCTTGGTTTTGAACCCTTTTTTTTAGGGATTTTAGAGAGGGGGGAATAGTAAAAAGaattattttgttatagaaACCAACTGAATCAATTTCTTAGTTTTCTCTTGTTCTAAACCTCtccttttttaaaagaaaagaaaaattacttaTTTACGGAGCAGTTGAATTTGTGGGTTCTAAGTTGAATATGTcttctacttttctttttctttttttccattttggggGCCAAATTTGTATTTGAAGGCAACTTGGAAATGGAAAAAGTCAACCAAACCAAATGGATTTAGTTGGCTTGACTGGTTTGACAAATTAATTACCATTGGTAAATTGATTTATgtaaaacttataaaatttaaattatcatGGATTGTCTTAGTAGTAAATAAGGAGATATCCCCTTGATAAAAGGTTAAGAGGTCATTGATTTAATTTATGGTGACTACAAATTCTACTAGTTTTCTTGACACCTAAATGTTGTAACGTCAGGTGGGTTGTCCCGTGAGATTAGTCGTGGTGTATGTAAGCTAGACCGAAGATTcatagatattaaaaaaaaaaaaaaaaaaaaaagttatgaaatttaaaaacatttttgtcCACTTTGGTTTGGGTCAGTTTTTTGTTCGGTTTAGGGTGGGTATGGAATGAAGTGTAAGAGGGTGAAAAATATGTTAGGGTGATCAGAAgaataattaaatctaaaaataacttttaaaaaatgaactttttttttttcaaaaatagcaaATTGGTTAACGGACTagctttttgaaaaaaaaaatgaaatggacaaaaataccatgaatgaaaaataaagagaaacatggtgtatttcaaaattttgtaaagattggatttcaaaaataataataaaagaaatattagaTAAAGAACAACATGGTATTGGGTCTAGTTTCccatttttcaaagaaaaataccCAACTTTCTTTTCgttaattttgtcaaatttgtgagtttcaaattttagtttccaaatcttttgagaaaatgatttgttgattagGTAGTATTTTgactttctttttaaaaaaatattattggaACAAGAATGAAAGTCAACGTTCAAAATATTTGTAGTGtaacaaagaaacaaaaataaataaaaacgaAAAACATGATTTAACAGGCATAAAATGTAATACTCTCATCATAAGATTAACAACAGATAAAAGCCAAATTGAGTTGATGAAAATTCAAAGACAAtgaagttttctttttcctttttttttttttaaaaaaaataattttttggttTAGATATTGTCCCCCATCTCGTGTGTGAGAGAGTACAACCATACAAGTTTCATTAAACAAAGAGAATTGTTATTCAATCACCACAATTCATCCCACAGTCTCTAGATTAATGTTTCTTTTAACATAATCTTTTGACATTGATGGGTTAAAGAAGATCCATTCAATATtcaaatagaataaaatattaataacattAGTTGATGCGGGCCAATGGGATCAAGCGACCTAATTATCTTGATCTCTCCTCTTTGTAATATGTCCAAAGTGGAGGGGTTAGCTAATCTCGACCTTGGCCTCTGAGGTGCAGGTGGGCCAATTGGGTCACAACCTGATTACTTTGCAATTTGCACACTCTTCATTGGCATCTCTTCTAGACAATTTTTTTGGCCTGCATTAAATTTGTTTGGAATGAAgcaactttttcaatttttcattcgTCTCTCTAAAgatttcttttaaatccaaaattaccaaaaacacaaataacaataacaaaacaaaactcCAATTCCATTTGGTACATGGTTGATTatgatattaataatataatgatAGATTTGTACAACTAGAGGTTATAAAGCCAATGAAATGTGTGTTTGgactaaaggaaaaaaaatatttggaatttcataATATGACTTTTCTTTTAATCCAACAATTTATCAATTAGAAATTGGTGTATCAATATATCTAAAATTTGCAATTCTCTCTAGTAGAATCCAAATACATTTGACTAAAATTCAAcattctcaagtctagattgtTGCATAAACTCAAACTTGTTTAAAACTACAAGtcaaacatattgttattatatttaataatttgaatttataatttgtaaatataaatataaatgtcaATTTTACCCTTTCAAGCTAtataataaaaatccaataGGTGAACCAATCGCAatcttttgaaaatgaaaaaaagaaacaaaaggaaaatTGGAAACATAAGAAAGTTTTTAGTATTTTCTTTTGGTGAAATGCTTTGAAATGGATATGGAATATTTGACTACTCGTGTGTtcacatttaattctaaaatctcaaatattttaatatttatataaattctcgtaaatataattaaagaaaattttcaaaactagaaaaataagggaaactaattatctaaaataataaaatttaatcttctttcgtatatgttataatagaaatctatcaatatctatgaGTGATAGTaaatgataaaagtctattattaatattatgtgATAGACAtggataaaagtctatcattagattttttttttttttggttattttatgtaaatagtttgatatttttaggaaaattattttaaatggtaaaacatttgaaaatatttacaaagtatagtaaaattttagaattatcaatcatacttctatcaatatctatcattgatagttttaaaattttgttatatcttgtaaatattttgatttatttttctatatttaaatatagtttttttttatccatcAAAATGTTTCTATAATTAAtcgaattattttatttatggttataatgtttgaaaaaaaaaactaaaagtcaaCATTTAATGAATTCCCTTctcagaaaaaataaaaataaaaaagggtcAATATTTATGCGGCTTGAAGCTACCGAGGATCCTCGGTAATTTAAACGGATAATAAAATCTGGAAAGTCGgtatcaatttttgttttttatttc
This genomic window from Benincasa hispida cultivar B227 chromosome 4, ASM972705v1, whole genome shotgun sequence contains:
- the LOC120075016 gene encoding hydroxyproline O-arabinosyltransferase RDN2-like encodes the protein MIGRKNAGQASPLFLVLLALTFCFVTYNLVTAIIQYGSVGREVGHNSYNRLSTDPIIEMPENVKRKKTKSPFHVALTATDAPYSKWQCRIMYYWYKQKKNLPQSEMGGFTRILHSGKPDNLMDEIPTMVVDPLPAGMDRGYIVLNRPWAFVQWLEKATIEEEYILMAEPDHIFVNPLPNLSDGGYPAAFPFFYIKPDQNEKVLRKFFPKEYGPVTNIDPTGNSPVIIRKDLIEKIAPTWMNVSLKMKEDPETDKVFGWVLEMYAYAVASALHGVQHVLRKDFMLQPPWDLDIGKKFIIHYTYGCDYNLKGELTYGKIGEWRFDKRSHLRGPPPKNIPLPPPGVPESVVTLVKMVNEATANLPNWEAT